In Castanea sativa cultivar Marrone di Chiusa Pesio chromosome 6, ASM4071231v1, a single window of DNA contains:
- the LOC142639336 gene encoding serine/threonine-protein phosphatase 7 long form homolog: MVDDRILDIVKRIGLEGLYRTPFREIDHNIITAFVERWWHETHTFHLPHGEMTITLQDVEVLLGIPIDGKAMVGTCDLKWAVECQQMLGIVTNSVVLQGQRIQIKKLLEKIDQGLPDGAEEVTVHQFPFLCPRMDLPPDDAYGPPSPSSPLSIKLVWIVSTKNSPAELCLVRYRQLLDSMYSNQVVWQPYEAKLGHLPAFCLAGRDMWTARVPLVYFWLEEKHTPDRVLHQFGMVQEIPCNVDTDDALHKIDLRGKTKVDWRVRHFGHIQVWNTRA; this comes from the exons ATGGTGGATGATCGCATCCTCGACATTGTCAAGAGAATTGGATTAGAGGGGCTATATAGGACCCCATTTAGAGAGATTGATCATAACATCATAACGGCCTTTGTTGAGCGATGGTGGCATGAAACCCACACcttccatcttccacatggtgagatgacaATCACATTACAAGACGTGGAGGTTCTTTTGGGGATTCCAATCGATGGTAAGGCAATGGTTGGAACTTGTGACTTGAAGTGGGCTGTTGAATGTCAGCAAATGCTTggaattgttactaattctGTGGTGCTTCAAGGACAGAGGATCCAAATTAAGAAGCTACTTGAAAAAATTGACCAAGGGTTGCCCGATGGTGCAGAAGAGGTTACTGTGCATCA ATTCCCTTTTTTGTGCCCAAGGATGGACCTCCCACCAGATGATGCATATGGCCCACCATCACCATCTTCGCCATTGTCTATTAA GTTAGTTTGGATTGTGAGCACGAAGAATAGCCCTGCCGAACTCTGTTTGGTTCGGTACCGTCAGCTtctagattctatgtattccaaccAG gTGGTGTGGCAACCATATGAAGCCAAATTAGGCCACTTGCCTGCGTTCTGTTTAGCAGGACGAGACATGTGGACGGCGAGGGTGCCGCTTGTATATTTCTGGCtagaagagaaacatacaccgGATCGTGTTCTTCATCAGTTTGGAATGGTGCAAGAAATTCCCTGTAATGTTGATACTGACGATGCCCTTCATAAGATAGACCTGAGGGGGAAGACTAAAGTGGATTGGAGGGTCAGACATTTTGGCCACATCCAAGTATGGAATACGAGAGCATAG